In Rosa chinensis cultivar Old Blush chromosome 1, RchiOBHm-V2, whole genome shotgun sequence, a genomic segment contains:
- the LOC112182875 gene encoding UDP-glycosyltransferase 76F1-like has translation MEQLKKGRRLILFPLPFQGHINPMLELANILHLKGFSITIIQSNFNSLNPSCHPHFIFHSIDIGLAESGTSTKDPLLLLSRLNANSREPFQECLATLLSDVSKEPVGCLITDSVYDFAQSVAESLKLPRILLRTGSASSFAIYTAFPLLREKGYLPKQDSRLEEEVTGLSPLKVKDLPIINSDGPERFFNLIADLEIQTKTSDGLILNTFEDLEEHALATIRQVYPIPVFSLGPFHKCYPANCSLTSSSLLAQDQSCISWLNTQAPKSVIYVSFGSIAAIKETQFLEIAWGLANSKMPFLWVIRPGLVHGSDWLEALPSGFLETSTLNVKGHIVKWAPQKEVLAHQAVAVFWTHNGWNSTLESICEGVPMICMPCSSDQMMNARYVSDVWKVGLQLQHGVERVNIENTIRRLMVEKEGEEIKNRVLRLMQKANFCLKQGGSSYRSLDALIKHILSFK, from the exons ATGGAGCAACTTAAGAAGGGTCGGAGATTGATACTCTTCCCACTGCCCTTTCAAGGCCATATAAATCCCATGCTTGAGCTTGCCAATATTTTACACTTGAAAGGCTTctcgataaccataatccaaagCAACTTCaactctctcaacccttcatgCCATCCCCACTTCATCTTCCACTCAATAGATATTGGCTTGGCTGAAAGCGGAACCTCAACAAAGGatccgctccttcttctttctcgTCTAAATGCAAATTCTCGTGAACCTTTCCAGGAATGTTTGGCTACGTTGTTGTCTGATGTTTCGAAGGAGCCTGTTGGTTGCTTAATCACCGACTCCGTCTATGACTTCGCTCAATCTGTTGCAGAGAGCCTAAAGCTGCCAAGGATTCTGTTAAGGACTGGGAGTGCCtcttcatttgcaatttatACTGCATTTCCACTTCTTCGAGAGAAAGGCTACCTCCCAAAACAAG ATTCTCGACTAGAAGAGGAAGTGACAGGGCTTTCACCTCTCAAGGTTAAAGACCTTCCAATTATCAACAGTGATGGTCCAGAGAGATTTTTTAATCTAATAGCTGACCTGGAAATTCAAACCAAGACCTCAGATGGATTGATTCTTAATACTTTTGAAGACCTTGAAGAACATGCACTGGCCACCATTCGCCAGGTTTATCCTATTCCAGTTTTCTCACTAGGACCATTTCACAAATGCTACCCTGCAAACTGTTCTCTAACTTCAAGTAGCTTATTAGCACAAGACCAGAGTTGCATTTCATGGCTAAACACACAAGCACCAAAATCTGTTATTTATGTTAGTTTTGGGAGCATTGCAGCAATAAAGGAAACTCAGTTTTTGGAGATAGCCTGGGGACTAGCCAACAGCAAGATGCCCTTCTTGTGGGTTATTCGACCCGGATTAGTCCATGGGTCAGATTGGCTTGAAGCATTACCTAGTGGGTTTCTTGAGACGTCGACCTTGAATGTTAAGGGGCACATTGTTAAATGGGCACCTCAAAAAGAAGTGCTTGCCCATCAAGCGGTTGCTGTGTTTTGGACTCACAATGGCTGGAATTCTACATTGGAGAGTATCTGCGAGGGGGTACCTATGATTTGTATGCCATGTTCTTCTGATCAAATGATGAATGCAAGATATGTAAGCGATGTTTGGAAGGTCGGGTTGCAGTTACAACATGGGGTCGAGAGAGTCAACATTGAAAACACCATTAGAAGACTAATGGTGGAGAAAGAAGGGGAAGAGATCAAAAACAGAGTTTTAAGGCTAATGCAGAAGGCAAATTTTTGCCTCAAACAAGGTGGCTCATCATACCGATCCTTGGATGCCTTGATCAAACACATTTTATCATTTAAATGA
- the LOC112182874 gene encoding UDP-glycosyltransferase 76F1, with the protein MEQRKGRRLILFPVPFQGHINPMLELANILHLKGFSITIIHTNFNSLNPSSHPHFTFHSIPDGLSESEASSKDILFLISVLTAKCVEPFRECLASLLSDVSEDPVACLISDAIFHFAQSVADSLKVPRVVLRTGGASSFTVFAAFPLLREKGYFPIPDSRLEEPVAEFPHLKVKDLPVIKGCDSEEYFQLADGMSNGTKSSRGLIFNTFEDLEEQALGKIRQEFPIPIFPIGPFHNCFPAASSSLPLATEDKSCISWLNGQAPKSVVYVSYGSIVAIKEAQFLEIAWGLANSKQPFLWVIRPDSIHGGSQWLELLPNEFLENLNGRGHIVKWSPQKEVLSHAAIGVFWTHSGWNSTLESICEGVPMICMPCFTDQMVNARYVSNVWKVGLQLEPGAERGEIERTIRKLMVEKEGEEIRARSLKLMEKANLCFKQDGSSYQSLDGLVKHILSLESFVFRTQ; encoded by the exons ATGGAGCAAAGGAAGGGCCGGAGATTGATACTCTTCCCAGTGCCCTTTCAAGGTCATATAAACCCCATGCTAGAGCTGGCCAACATTTTACACCTGAAAGGCTTCTCCATAACAATCATTCATACCAACTTCaactctctcaacccttcaagCCATCCACACTTCACCTTTCACTCAATTCCTGATGGCTTATCTGAAAGTGAGGCCTCCTCAAAGGATATCCTCTTCCTCATTTCTGTTCTAACTGCTAAATGTGTCGAACCTTTCCGAGAATGCTTGGCTAGCTTGTTATCTGATGTTTCAGAGGACCCTGTTGCTTGTTTGATATCAGACGCTATTTTTCACTTCGCTCAATCTGTTGCCGATAGCCTTAAGGTCCCgagggttgttttaaggactggGGGTGCTTCTTCATTTACTGTTTTTGCTGCATTTCCACTTCTGCGTGAAAAGGGCTACTTCCCAATACCAG ATTCTCGACTAGAAGAGCCAGTGGCAGAGTTCCCACATCTCAAAGTCAAAGACCTTCCTGTGATCAAAGGGTGTGACTCAGAGGAATATTTTCAACTAGCAGACGGCATGTCAAATGGAACCAAGTCCTCAAGGGGACTCATTTTTAATACGTTTGAAGACCTTGAAGAGCAAGCACTGGGAAAAATTCGACAAGAATTCCCCATTCCAATTTTCCCTATTGGACCATTTCACAACTGTTTCCCTGCAGCCTCTTCTTCACTTCCCCTGGCAACAGAAGACAAAAGCTGCATTTCATGGCTGAACGGTCAAGCACCCAAATCCGTTGTCTATGTTAGCTATGGGAGCATTGTAGCAATAAAGGAAGCTCAATTTTTGGAGATAGCTTGGGGACTAGCCAACAGCAAGCAGCCTTTCTTATGGGTGATTCGACCTGATTCAATCCACGGAGGTTCCCAATGGCTTGAACTATTACCTAATGAATTTCTAGAGAACTTGAACGGGAGGGGGCACATTGTGAAGTGGTCTCCCCAAAAAGAAGTGTTATCACATGCAGCCATTGGAGTCTTTTGGACTCACAGCGGCTGGAACTCTACACTGGAAAGCATTTGCGAGGGAGTTCCGATGATTTGTATGCCATGTTTCACTGATCAAATGGTGAACGCGAGATATGTAAGCAATGTCTGGAAGGTTGGTTTGCAGTTAGAGCCGGGCGCAGAGAGAGGTGAAATCGAAAGAACGATTAGAAAACTAATGGTGGAGAAAGAAGGGGAAGAGATCAGAGCCAGAAGCTTAAAGCTAATGGAGAAGGCGAATCTCTGCTTCAAACAAGATGGCTCTTCATACCAATCCTTAGACGGCTTGGTTAAACATATTCTTTCACTAGAATCATTTGTTTTTCGAACTCAGTGA
- the LOC112182877 gene encoding UDP-glycosyltransferase 76F1, producing the protein MEQLRNGKRLIFFPLPFQGHINPMLELANILHSKGFSITIIHTSFNSLNPSSHPHFTFHSIHEGFSKSGTLKDTLLVISSLNANCHEPFRGCLTRLLSDVSKEPVACLITDSVYDFTKSVAESLKLPRILLRAWSASSFAIYATFPLLREKGYLPKQDSRLEEEVTELSPFKVKDLPLINSDGPERYFKIIADLEDQTKASCGLILNTFEDLDEHALATIRQNYSIPVFSLGPFHKCYPNSSSTSSSLLAQDQSCISWLNRQAPKSVIYVSFGSVAAINEAQFLEIAWGLANSKQPFLWVVRPGLVPGSDWLEALPSGFHETLNGKGHIVKWASQKEVLSHQAIGVFWTHNGWNSTLESICEGIPMICMPCSADQMMNARYVSDVWKVGLQLEDGVERGNIEKTIRKLLVEKEGEEIKDRVVKLMQKANFCLKPGGSSYQSLDALIKHILSFN; encoded by the exons ATGGAGCAACTTAGGAATGGTAAGAGATTGATATTCTTCCCACTGCCCTTTCAAGGCCATATAAATCCCATGCTTGAGCTCGCCAATATTCTACACTCGAAAGGCTTCTCCATAACCATAATCCACACCAGCTTCAACTCTCTCAACCCTTCGAGCCATCCGCACTTCACCTTCCACTCGATCCATGAGGGCTTCTCTAAAAGCGGAACCTTAAAGGATACTCTCCTTGTCATTTCTAGTCTAAATGCAAACTGTCATGAACCTTTCAGGGGATGTTTGACTCGGTTGTTGTCTGATGTTTCGAAGGAGCCTGTTGCTTGCTTAATCACCGACTCCGTCTATGACTTCACTAAATCTGTTGCGGAGAGCCTAAAGCTACCAAGGATTCTGTTAAGGGCTTGGAGTGCCTCTTCGTTTGCTATTTATGCTACATTTCCGCTTCTTCGAGAAAAAGGTTACCTCCCAAAACAAG ATTCTCGACTAGAAGAGGAAGTGACAGAGCTTTCACCTTTCAAGGTTAAAGACCTTCCACTTATCAACAGTGATGGTCCAGAGAGATATTTTAAAATTATAGCCGACTTGGAAGATCAAACCAAGGCCTCATGTGGATTGATTCTTAATACTTTTGAAGACCTTGATGAACATGCACTGGCCACAATTCGCCAGAATTATTCTATTCCAGTTTTCTCACTAGGACCATTTCACAAATGCTACCCCAACTCTTCTTCAACCTCAAGTAGCTTATTAGCACAAGACCAGAGTTGCATTTCATGGTTAAACAGACAAGCTCCAAAATCTGTTATTTATGTTAGCTTTGGGAGTGTAGCAGCAATAAACGAAGCTCAGTTTTTGGAGATAGCCTGGGGCCTGGCCAACAGCAAGCAGCCCTTCTTGTGGGTGGTTCGACCCGGATTAGTCCCTGGGTCAGATTGGCTTGAAGCACTACCTAGTGGGTTTCATGAGACCTTGAATGGAAAGGGGCACATTGTTAAATGGGCATCTCAAAAAGAGGTGCTTTCCCATCAAGCGATTGGTGTGTTTTGGACTCATAATGGCTGGAATTCTACATTGGAGAGTATTTGCGAGGGGATCCCTATGATTTGTATGCCATGTTCTGCTGATCAAATGATGAATGCAAGATATGTAAGTGATGTTTGGAAAGTTGGGTTGCAGTTAGAAGATGGAGTTGAGAGGGGCAACATTGAAAAAACCATTAGAAAACTACTGGTGGAGAAAGAAGGGGAAGAGATCAAAGACAGAGTGGTGAAGCTAATGCAGAAGGCAAATTTTTGCCTCAAACCAGGTGGCTCCTCATATCAATCCTTAGATGCATTGATCAAACACATTTTATCATTCAACTAG
- the LOC112182880 gene encoding 18.1 kDa class I heat shock protein produces MALSLFGTGRRSNVFDPFSLDIWDPFQGIGSLVNSSSTAADTSAFAQTRIDWKETPEAHIFKADLPGLKKEEVKVELEEGNVLQISGERSREQEEKNDKWHRVERSSGKFLRRFRLPDNAKVEHVKASMENGVLTVTVPKAEEQKPQVKSIDISGA; encoded by the coding sequence ATGGCTCTCAGTCTCTTTGGCACCGGCCGACGCAGCAACGTCTTCGACCCATTTTCCCTCGACATCTGGGACCCCTTCCAGGGCATAGGCTCTCTCGTCAACTCCTCCTCCACTGCCGCCGACACCTCCGCCTTCGCTCAGACCCGAATCGACTGGAAGGAGACCCCGGAGGCCCACATCTTCAAGGCGGACCTCCCCGGACTGAAGAAGGAAGAAGTGAAGGTTGAGCTGGAGGAAGGGAATGTCCTTCAGATCAGCGGAGAGAGGAGCAGGGAGCAGGAGGAGAAGAAtgacaagtggcacagggtggagAGGAGCAGCGGCAAGTTCCTGAGGAGGTTCAGGCTGCCGGATAATGCAAAGGTGGAACATGTCAAGGCTTCTATGGAGAATGGGGTTCTCACTGTGACCGTGCCCAAAGCAGAGGAGCAGAAGCCCCAGGTCAAGAGCATCGACATTTCTGGAGCCTAA
- the LOC112182879 gene encoding 17.3 kDa class I heat shock protein: protein MSLIPNPFGRRSGAFGRRSGAFDPFSLDAWDHHPLDPWPFRSVSSQSETASFAHAHIDWKETPTAYVFKADVPGLRKDEVKVEVEDGKILQISGERKRDVEEKTDTWHRVERSSGSFTRRFRLPENARVEQVQAAMENGVLTVTVPKEKAKKVDVRSIEISG from the coding sequence ATGTCGCTGATTCCCAACCCATTCGGCCGCCGATCTGGCGCATTCGGCCGCCGATCTGGCGCGTTCGACCCGTTCTCTCTTGACGCGTGGGACCACCACCCACTGGACCCCTGGCCCTTCCGCTCCGTCTCGTCGCAGTCCGAAACGGCGTCGTTCGCCCACGCGCACATCGACTGGAAGGAGACGCCGACGGCGTACGTGTTCAAGGCCGACGTGCCGGGCCTGCGCAAGGACGAGGTcaaggtggaggtggaggacgGCAAGATCCTCCAGATCAGCGGAGAGCGGAAGCGCGATGTGGAGGAGAAGACCGACACGTGGCACCGGGTGGAACGCAGCAGCGGCAGTTTCACGAGGCGGTTCCGGCTGCCGGAGAATGCGAGAGTCGAGCAGGTCCAGGCGGCGATGGAGAACGGCGTCCTCACTGTCACGGTGCCTAAGGAGAAGGCCAAGAAGGTCGATGTCAGGTCAATTGAGATTTCTGGTTAA
- the LOC112170890 gene encoding uncharacterized protein LOC112170890, whose translation MDPSSKEKYRPNLDTVLEVPHKITVLKVPCKNTTKLWNRMKSLMNPRALSPDVIDEPDGRALASLLRVIGAPLDRNLILGQWDHWDAGAEYIVKQYVAALGGEKALPSMDSLCATGKVQITVSNGTKGSLKSIGGGGGVGGHGMPGFVLWQKRELWCLEVMLSTGYKVSTGSDGKASLPWHHSYAYRVPSLPLGHLLQGLNPRSTANLFRNSVCSADKPINKEDCFILKLKVKPSTLSSSNVEIVRQTVLGYFSHKTGLLVKLEDSRQLRTTAFGKHSYWESTMESDFQDYRTIDGLNIAHGGRTCVSLCGESSEGHPRRRIVKLVWALEEVGFDIKGLSVECFLPPGDLKKEEESCGMVKSKSCAKLTSRIPSPLRFQATKVVPSDDSNHDLEGSDISDQEDLQDFESCNSSDLDDSDQS comes from the exons ATGGACCCATCGAGCAAGGAGAAGTATCGTCCCAATTTGGACACAGTTCTAGAGGTCCCTCACAAGATCACAGTTCTAAAGGTCCCTTGCAAGAACACAACAAAGTTATGGAACAGAATGAAATCATTGATGAACCCGAGGGCACTGTCTCCCGATGTCATTGATGAACCCGATGGCAGGGCACTAGCTAGCTTACTTAGAGTTATTGGAGCTCCACTCGACCGCAACCTCATCCTAGGGCAATGGGATCATTGGGATGCCGGGGCTGAATACATTGTGAAGCAATACGTGGCGGCGTTGGGCGGGGAGAAGGCTTTGCCATCAATGGACAGCTTGTGTGCGACGGGCAAGGTGCAGATCACAGTGTCAAATGGGACGAAAGGAAGCTTGAAATCCATTGGCGGTGGGGGAGGAGTCGGAGGACATGGAATGCCGGGGTTTGTGCTCTGGCAAAAGAGGGAGCTATGGTGCTTGGAAGTGATGTTGTCTACTGGTTACAAAGTCAGCACGGGGAGTGATGGCAAGGCGTCTTTGCCTTGGCATCACTCGTACGCTTATCGAGTCCCATCTCTTCCCCTCGGACATCTCCTTCAG GGTCTTAATCCAAGGTCAACAGCAAATTTATTCAGAAACTCCGTTTGTTCTGCGGAcaaaccaataaacaaagagGACTGCTTCATACTAAAACTGAAGGTTAAACCTTCAACACTAAGCAGCAGCAACGTAGAGATAGTTCGACAAACCGTTTTGGGCTACTTCAGCCACAAAACAGGCCTTTTGGTGAAGCTAGAAGACTCTCGCCAACTAAGGACGACAGCTTTCGGAAAGCACAGTTATTGGGAATCGACAATGGAGTCAGACTTCCAAGACTACAGAACCATCGACGGCCTCAACATCGCACACGGGGGCAGGACTTGTGTGTCTTTGTGTGGTGAGAGCTCGGAAGGCCATCCCCGGAGAAGAATAGTGAAATTGGTTTGGGCACTTGAAGAAGTAGGTTTTGACATTAAGGGGTTGTCCGTGGAGTGCTTCTTGCCTCCTGGTGACTtaaagaaagaggaagaaagctGCGGGATGGTGAAATCTAAATCTTGTGCAAAATTAACATCCAGAATTCCATCTCCTTTGAGATTTCAAGCTACCAAAGTAGTTCCCAGTGATGATTCTAATCATGATCTAGAAGGTAGCGACATTAGTGACCAGGAGGATCTTCAAGATTTCGAGAGCTGCAACAGTAGTGACCTTGATGATTCTGATCAATCTTAA
- the LOC112181768 gene encoding uncharacterized protein LOC112181768 has product MRKLCPNLDREDGLETVLEVPVPEEIFSPTNKSPKISWQNMKSWMKSSNTEHSTVFGSKSAEIQLLLGVIGAPLIPISIPNNDHQPINRNLKDQPIEASMAKYLVKQYIAAVGGETALNSIDSMYAMGKVKMAASEFCTGEGKLNSPKGKMKNLKSLGSGEMGGFVLWQKRPELWCLELVVSGCKISAGSDGKVAWRQTPWHHSHASRGPPRPLRRLLQGLDPRSTANLFSNSVCIGEKPINDEDCFILKLEAESSTLQARSSSNVDIIRHTVWGYFSQRTGLLVQLEDSHLLRIKTSGNDSIFWETTMESYIQDYRTVDGINIAHSGRTSVSLVRFGESNVAHSRTRMEEIWDIEEVDFNIKGLSKDCFLPPGDLKKEEEGGMVTNTNAKLPLRILSSSRIRASKIAAIDVYDDDSESSGSSDQEL; this is encoded by the exons ATGAGGAAGCTTTGTCCCAACTTGGACCGTGAAGACGGCTTGGAAACTGTTCTGGAGGTTCCAGTCCCAGAAGAGATATTCTCTCCTACTaacaaaagccccaaaatttcATGGCAGAACATGAAGTCGTGGATGAAATCATCAAACACAGAGCATTCAACTGTATTTGGAAGCAAAAGCGCCGAGATCCAACTCTTGCTTGGAGTTATTGGAGCTCCACTGATTCCTATTTCTATTCCTAACAACGATCACCAACCCATCAATCGCAACCTCAAGGATCAACCCATT GAGGCTTCAATGGCTAAATACTTAGTGAAGCAATACATAGCTGCAGTGGGTGGAGAGACGGCCTTGAACTCCATAGACAGCATGTATGCAATGGGAAAGGTGAAGATGGCAGCTTCAGAGTTTTGTACTGGGGAAGGAAAGTTGAATAGTCCCAAGGGGAAAATGAAGAACTTGAAGTCACTTGGGAGTGGTGAAATGGGAGGGTTTGTACTGTGGCAGAAGAGGCCAGAGCTGTGGTGCTTGGAACTAGTGGTATCTGGCTGCAAGATTAGCGCCGGGAGTGATGGCAAGGTGGCTTGGCGACAAACCCCCTGGCATCACTCCCATGCTTCCCGAGGCCCGCCTCGTCCCCTCAGGCGTCTTCTTCAG GGTCTTGATCCGAGGTCAACTGCAAATTTATTCAGCAATTCCGTTTGCATTGGAGAGAAACCAATCAACGACGAAGACTGCTTCATATTAAAACTCGAAGCCGAATCCTCAACGCTCCAAGCAAGAAGCAGCAGCAACGTAGATATAATACGACACACCGTTTGGGGATACTTCAGCCAGAGGACAGGTCTCCTGGTCCAACTAGAAGACTCCCACCTCCTGAGAATCAAAACCTCCGGCAACGACAGCATTTTCTGGGAAACCACAATGGAGTCATACATTCAAGACTACAGAACCGTCGACGGCATTAACATTGCACATTCGGGGAGGACAAGCGTGTCGTTGGTCAGGTTTGGCGAGAGCAATGTAGCGCATTCGAGGACTCGGATGGAAGAGATTTGGGACATTGAGGAAGTTGATTTCAACATTAAGGGTTTGTCCAAGGATTGCTTCTTGCCTCCTGGTGACTTGAAGAAAGAGGAGGAAGGAGGGATGGTGACTAATACCAACGCAAAATTACCGCTCAGGATTTTATCTTCTTCGAGAATTCGAGCTTCGAAAATAGCAGCCATTGATGTTTATGATGATGATTCAGAAAGCAGTGGAAGTAGTGACCAAGAACTGTAA
- the LOC112182883 gene encoding uncharacterized protein LOC112182883, whose product MASKTQVVVVDVEQGGRRSSGHGYSDSGSDEEEEEEHRSSCVSGSSEEIVERGSSESESSVEEEVDLECGGVPAEVKVHVAKVKRDCRICHLSMDATNHESGIPIELGCSCKEDLAAAHKQCAEAWFKIKGNKTCEICGSTARNVSGVNEAELAEQWNEANDTAVPPAPVATTQPAENRNFWQGHRFLNFLLACMVFAFVISWLFHFNVPS is encoded by the exons ATGGCATCCAAAACCCAAGTTGTAGTTGTTGATGTTGAGCAAGGAGGTCGCCGGAGCTCGGGTCATGGGTACTCGGATTCCGGGtcagatgaggaggaggaggaggagcacaGGAGCTCGTGTGTGTCCGGGAGTAGTGAAGAGATTGTGGAGAGGGGATCCTCTGAGAGTGAGTCTTCGGTAGAGGAGGAGGTGGATCTGGAATGTGGAGGGGTGCCTGCTGAAGTGAAGGTCCACGTGGCAAAGGTGAAGAGGGATTGTAGGATTTGTCATCTGAGCATGGATGCAACCAATCATGAATCTGGGATTCCTATCGAGTTGGGGTGTTCTTGCAAGGAGGACTTGGCTGCTGCACATAAACAGTGTGCTGAGGCCTGGTTCAAAATCAAGGGTAACAA AACCTGTGAGATCTGCGGATCAACTGCACGCAATGTTTCTGGGGTGAATGAAGCTGAGTTGGCAGAGCAGTGGAATGAAGCAAATGATACTGCAGTGCCACCAGCACCAGTTGCCACTACACAGCCAGCAGAGAACCGAAACTTCTGGCAGGGTCATCGGTTCCTCAACTTCTTGCTAGCTTGTATGGTCTTCGCCTTTGTCATCTCTTGGCTCTTTCACTTCAATGTACCCTCATAA